Part of the Stackebrandtia endophytica genome is shown below.
CGGTCATCGCCACCGACGGAGGGCTTCTCGAATCTCCGCATTGGACAAAGCGTGTTCTGATGTCCCCGGGCGAACGCATCGAGATGATCGTGGAATCGACACCGGGCCGGGCCACCGTGTTGCGGTCGTTTCCACCCGACCCGGACGAACGGGTGTTCGGTGACTCCAACGGCGGCGGCGACTCGCTCGACATCCTCGAACTGCGTCCGGCCTCTGAACTGACGGACTCCTCGGACCTGCCGGAACAGCTGGCCACCATTCCGCGAATGGTCGAGGCCGATGCGACCGTCACCCGGTCGTTCTCGCTACAGGGTCAGAAGATCAACGGCCAACGCATGGACATGAACCGCATCGATGAGACGGTGCTCGTCGACACCGTGGAAGTGTGGGAGGTCAGCAACGATCACGGCCAGTATCACAACTTCCACATCCACGATGTTCAATTTCAGGTGCTCGATGCCGATGAGAACCTGCCCGAGGCGAAGGGCTGGAAGGACACCGTGTTCATGCCGCGTCGCAGCCGAAAACGATTGATCATGCGATTCGCCGACTATGTCGACCCGACCATGCCCTACATGTATCACTGTCACCTGCTGCGCCATGAGGACCAGGGGATGATGGGCCAGTTCCTGGTCCTCGGACCCGGGCAGGAGCCGCAGTTCGGATCCGGCGAACACGAGCATGACTGATTGAGGCCGATAAGTATCGAATTATCCTGATCCATCGTCGCCCACCTGACCGGGAGGGACACGGTGATCCGAATGCCCATAACCTGTTGAGGTGATCTGGGAATGGGCCGGGTCGTGGCGGGTGGCCTTTCGGCTGGCCCGGCGGGAGATCCGGAGACGGCCGTGGCACAGTGCGATGCTCGCACTGGTGTTGGCCATTCCGGCATTCGTGGGCGGATACCTCTGGTCAGCCGACACGGCCACCTTCGAGACCGCCGAACGCAGTAACGAGTTTCGGCTCGGCCAAGCCGATCTGCTGATCGAGGCGGGGCCCGGCGAGACGGCCGCACTGGTCCCACGGGGAAGTCGTGTCGCGTCCTGGGATGACGGTCGCACCACCCTCATGGTCGAGGGACGGTTGACCACCACGGAGTACTTCTCGATAGACCTGACGAACCCCTTGACCGAGGGGCTGTTCGTTGTCCGAACCGGACACGTCGCTCGAGAAGCCGGGGAGGCGGCGCTAGGCAGCGCACTGGCCGACCGACTCGGACTCGGCGTCGGCGACACGATTCGGTTGGGAATGCCCCTGCGAGAGCTGCGAATCGTCGGCATCATCGACCCCACCGTGCAACTTGATCGACCCGTCGTGGTGGTCGCCGCCGGTAACCACCTGTCGGGAAACCCGGATCAGCATCATCTCGTGGTGCTGCCTCCGGATGCTCGAGACTGGGTTCCACCGGAGGACATCGGTTTTCTTTCGACGGTCGAGGACAGTCCAGCCGACCAGGCGATCCGAACCACCGCGTTGTGGCTGGTCGTCGGATTCGCCTCGGCCCAGGTGGTTCTGATGGTGGGAGCCACCACCGCGGTCACCGCCCGTCGTCGACACCGTGAGCTGGCCATGGTGGCGGCCGTGGGGGCGACCAGGTCCCAGACCGGCCGTATCGTCATCGCGCACAACCTCACCCTGGGTATCGCAGGGGCTTTCGCTGGACTGGTTCTGTCCATTATGGCGTTTTATCTCACCGGAGACGTGCTGGCTCAGGTGACCAATCATCCACTGGCCAACGACAGTCGGCCGGGATTGGGGGCGCATCTGACGGCGGGGGCGGTATCGGTGTTGTTGGCCGGGGTGGCGGCGCTCGGGCCGGCCCACGGTGCCGCGCGGCGATCCGACCCGTCGGCAGCTCTTCATCGCCTCGGGGACCAACGAATCAGGCGGGGTTTGCTGTTCGGCGGATTGCCCCTGGCCGTGCTGGGCGCGATCGCGGTGATGTACGGGGTCGACTCCGAAGTGGCGGATCTGCGCATCACGGTGTTGGGCGCTGGATTGGTTCTGGTCGGCTTGGCGGCCAGTGGTCCGCTCATCGTGGCCGCGCTGGGTCGCCTCGCCGGCCGAATGGTGTTGCCGTTGCGAATCTCCATTCGCCATGCCGCACGTCACCAGTTGCGGACCGGTGCCGCGATCGCGGCGGTGTGCGCGGCCACCGCGGGCAGCATCGGAATGATTCTGTTTCTCACCGCTGATACGAGCACCGGCGGACCGGGGCAACAAGCGACCGCCCCACCGAACACCTTGAGTCTGCCCGCGGAGGTCGACACCTGGATCAACGATGAGGAAATGGCACAGCTGCGCAACGAGCTGCCGTGCCATCGGCTCGTCAGTGTCCTCGTGGCCTCGGATAGTTCGGTGATCAACGCTTTCCGCAATCCCGCACCCGGACTCCCGACGCCGGACATGCCGGCCTCGGTCGGTATCGGGGGCGGTGAGCTCATCGAATTGGTCACCGGGGCACCCGCCACCGAACAGGCACTGTCATTGTTGGCGGCGGGAGGCGCCGTCTCCTTCTATCCCGAGTTCATGGACGTCGACAGCCTGCGGTTGCGTCATGAGACCGTCGACGACGTCGAGCGGATTGAACTGGACGCGATCCTGCTACCTGCTCCGGAACCGTACCGGGGGCTGCCCGGTGTCGTCGTATCACCGGAGACCGCCGCCGAACTCGGTTTGATCAGCGGATCCGGTCGACTGGTGTTCGATTTGGACCGTCCCTTGAATCAGTCCGAGTTGGCCGCTGCTCAGCACGCCTTCCTATCGGCCCAGTTGCGTGCCGACATCGATACCGATCCGGTCGGTCTCATTCCACCTCGGCCTGCCGGCGGTCACGTGGCGGAGAACCCGATGGTGTACCTGTTGGCGATCCTGAGTGGGCTGATCACCATTCTCGTCGGTGCGGTGGCGGTGGGGCAGGCCAACGCGGAGACCCGTGGCGACATGTCGACTCTGGCGGCGATCGGCGGTGGGGTGTGGATTCGTCGCACCATCTCAGCCTGTCAAGCCGGGCTCGTCGTCGGCGTAGGCACCGTTCTCGGTGTCGTTGTGGGCTTCGCGCCGGCCGCGGGGCTGTTCGCGGTTCGACCGGATCTGTCCTGGAATACGCCGTGGTGGCTGTTGGCGGTGATCGCCGTGGGCGTCCCGGTATTGGCGATGCTGGGAACGTTGGCGGTCGCCCAGTCGAAGCTCGTGTTCGTCCGCCGAACCAGCTGAGCGGTTCCGAACATCCGGTTCCGATGACGCAGGGCGTTCGGTGATCCATGCGTGTTGAAGCGACAGCGCGAACCGGCGCGATGGCGCGGTGCGCGACGGGAATGTCACACCCGGTTGGATACTGGAATGCGGTAGGTCCGATCGCGATGCGATCGGCTTACCGCAACTCGGGTGCCCGGATGAGTCAGGGTGCCCGATCTTCTTTCCCTCGAAAGGATGTCCGATGACACTTATCAAGCAGGATCTGTCCGCTATTGGACAGGTCATCGATGACAAGTTGAGTGGAATGTGCACCGATCTGAGTGATCAGATCGCGGGGGTACGGGATGAGGTACGGACCGGTATGAGCGTCCTGCGAGATGGGCGACGCACGGATCTGGTCGACGTGACCGATGAGCTGCGGGGCGAAGTGACGGGTTTGGGACAGAAGCTGCACACCGACATCACCGACTTCGGTGATGCGTTGCGACGCGTCGTCGCGGTCATCCGTGACGACCTGCACGACGAGTTGGCGCTGCTGGAAAGTCGAATGCGCAGTAAGTTCGACCTGCTGCGTAGCGAGGTTCGAGATGTCCGTTCCGGACTGGGGGTCGATATCCGGATCGCACAGCGCGCCAATGCCCGCCGTTTCAACGTTCTGAGTGACGAATTGACGACGCACGGCGTACCGGGGTGAGTATGACGCACGCCATGTGTCCACAGTGATCATATGGTGTGCGGTTCGTGGTCGGTGGTTGTGGGGGATCGCTGTCGACGACTCCCCGTGGGCCCGGCGAAACGAACGGGCCGTGACCTCGAGGAGAGGTCACGGCCCGCGAAGCGGTTCTAAACTCACAGACCCAGCTGCGCCTCGAAGTCGGCTGCCTCCAGCCGCTCCTTGACCGCAGTCAGGTAACGGGCGGCGTCGGCACCGTCGATGAGACGGTGGTCGTACGACAGCGCCAGGTAGACCATGGAACGCGGTGCGATGACTTCGCCGAGGTCGGGGTCGTTGATCACGACGGCCCGCTTGACGACGGCACCGGTACCCAGCATGGCCGACTGCGGTGCGTTCACGATCGGCGTGTCGAACAGCGCCCCACGCGAACCGGTGTTGGTCAGCGTGAAGGTGCCACCGGCGATGTCATCGGGAACCAGTTTGTTGTCGCGGGTGCGCTCGGCCAAGTCGGCCACGCGCTTGGCCAGTCCTGCCAGGTTCAGGTCCCCGGCGTTGTGGATGACCGGTGCGATCAGACCCTTCTCGGTGTCCACGGCGAGGCCGAGGTTCTCCGAGGCGGGGTAGGTGATGGTTCCCGCGTCCATGTCGATCTGAGCGTTGATCTGCGGGTAACGCTGCAACGCTTCGACGGCTGCCAGTGCGAAGAACGGCAGGAAGGACAGCTTGACACCGTGCCGGTCCAGGAACGCGTCCTTCTTGGCGGCGCGCAGCTGCGCCACCTTGGTGACGTCGACTTCGACCACGGTGGTCAGCTGTGCCTGACTGTGCAGGGCGTTGAAGGTGTTGTTGGCGATCGCCCGACGCAGACGCGAGATCTTCTCGGTGCGGCCGCGCAGTGGCGACGGCTCGGCCGGAGCCGCCTTCTTGGCGCCACCGGTCGCGGCGGCGGCCGAGGCGGGTGCCTTGGCCTTCGCGGCTGCTTCGGCGGCCGCGATGACGTCCTGCTTGCGGATGCGTCCACCGACACCGGTGCCTTCGACCGTGTTGAGGTCGACGCCCTTTTCGTTGGCCAGCTTGCGCACCAGCGGAGTCACGTAGACCGCACCGTTACCGGCACGGACCGCACTCGCGTCGGTTGCCGACGGCGGGGTCGGAGCGGTCGCCTTCTCAGGCTCGGCTGCCGCCTCTTCCGCCTGCTGCCGTGCCGTGGCGGGTGCCCTGGCCGGTTCGGGCTTGGGTTCCGGCTTCGGCTCCGGGGCGGCCTGCGGGGTCGGAGCGGGTGCGGTTGCCGCCCCACCCGATTCACCGACGACCGCGAGTGTTGCGCCGACGTCGGCGGTCTCGTCTTCCTCGACCTTGATCTCGAGGAGGGTACCGGCCACCGGGGACGGGATCTCGGTGTCGACCTTGTCGGTGGAGACCTCAACCAGCGGCTCGTCGACCTCGACGGTGTCGCCGACCGACTTCAACCAACGGGTGATGGTGCCTTCGGTGACCGACTCACCCAATGCCGGCATCGGAACCTCGGTGCCCGACCCGTTACCCGAACCACTCTGCTGGCCGGTCTCGGCCTGCTGCTGCGGTTCCGGCTCAGCCTGCGCCTGCGGCTCGGGCTGCGGTTCCGGTTCGGCCTGACCCGATCCCGCGCTGTCACCGCTGGGGGCGGCTTCGCCGTCCTCGCTGATGACCGCGAGTTCCCCGCCGACGTCAACGGTGTCGTCCTCACCGGCGACGATCCGGCTCAGGACACCGGCCGCGGGGGACGGGATCTCGGTGTCGACCTTGTCGGTGGAGACCTCCAGAAGCGGCTCGTCAACCTCGACGCGCTCGCCTTCCTGCTTCAACCATCGCGTGATGGTGCCCTCTGTAACGCTTTCGCCGAGGGCGGGCATGGTAACCGATACCGGCATTGTTTCAACTGCTCCTGTGATGAGTTAGGCGTGTGCGTGCAGCGGCTTGCCCGCGAGAGCCAGGTGTGCCTCGCCGAGGGCTTCATTCTGGGTGGGGTGCATGTGAATCAGCTGAGCCACATCAGACGGGAACGCCTCCCAGTTGTAGATCAGCTGGCCTTCACCGATCTGCTCACCCATGCGGCTGCCGACCATGTGAACCCCGACGACGGGGCCGTCCTTGACCGACACCAACTTCACGAAGCCCTGGGTCTTGAGGATGTTGCTCTTGCCGTTGCCCGCCAGGTTGTAGTTGTACGTCTTGACCGCGTCGTCACCGTACTTCTCACGCGCCTTGTCCTCGTTGAGACCCACCGAGGCGACTTCGGGTTCGGTGTAGGTGACTCGCGGAATGCCCGCCTCGTCGATCGGAGTCGGGTTGAGACCGCCGATGTGCTCGGCGACGAAGATGCCGTGACCGAAACCGCGGTGGGCCAACTGGACACCGGGGACGATGTCACCGATCGCGTAGACACCCGGCACGTTGGTTTGGAGGTGTTCGTTGGTCAACACGAAACCGCGGTCCATGTTGATGCCCTGTTCCTCGTATCCGAGACCGGCCGTCGACGGGCCGCGTCCCACCGCGACGAGCAGCAGGTCGGCCTCCAGGGTTTCACCACCGGAGATGGTCAAGGCCACACCGTTGGCGGTGGTCTTGACGGTTTCGAACGGCTTGCCGGTCTTGAAGGCGATGCCACGCTTACGGAACGCCCGCTCCAGCATCTTGGAGGAGTCGGCGTCTTCGGCCGGAACCAGACGAGGCAGTGCCTCCACAATGGTGACATCGACGCCGAGCGACTTCCAGGCGCTGGCGAACTCGACACCGATGACGCCGCCACCGAGGATGATCGCGCTGCCGGGGAGCTTGTCCAGCTTCAGCGCGTGTTCGGAGGTGATGACCTTGGTGCCGTCGATGTCCAAGCCCGGCAGGGTCTTCGAGTAGGACCCCGTGGCCAGCACGATGTGACGGCCGGTGATCTGCTGCCCATCGACGTCAACGGTGTTGGGGCCGGTCAACTTGCCGGTGCCCGAGATGATGGTGATGGCCTTGTTGGCCTTGAACATGCCCTGCAAGCCCTTGTAGAGCTTGGCGACCACGCCGTCCTTGTACTTGTTGACACCGGCCATGTCGATGCCGGTCAGCTCCGCCTGGACACCGAACTCCGCGGCTTCACGGGCCGAGTCGGCGACCTCACCGGCGTGCAACAGAGCCTTGGTCGGGATGCAGCCGGTGTGAAGGCAGGTGCCCCCCAGCTTGTCCTTCTCGATGATGGCCACGGACAGATCCAACTGCGAGGCACGCAGGGCGCAGGCGTAGCCGGCGCTGCCGCTGCCAAGGATCACCACGTCGTAGCCCTGGTTCGGGTCGCTCACGAAAACTCCCATGTCATTCTTGTCGACAGTCAAGGGTCATCCTCGCACTTGCCGGGCCCGGATTGTGGCCAGACCCTTAGCTTGCGTGCGCCCCACCATTCAACCTCGCCGGCTCCTTCCGTGCACCGTCGCGGTCCTGTGCCCCCGAACACATCGACGTATATAGCTGGCGTCGTAGACTTGTCGAAGGCGTTTCTCGTGAAAGGAGGCGACTGTTGTCCTGGTTTCGCCGCAAAAAGCGTGCCACCTTCGATCGAGGTGCCCAGAAGTACGACACCACCCACTTGGAGGAGTTCCACGCCACTCGCAACGGCGTGGAAGCCTATGTGGAGCCACGTACGACCGTGACGGAGACAACCGTGATGCTCATCGCCCATGACGGTGAGTGGACACGGCGACGAGTCGACGGAGTCGCCGGCGCGTTCCGACTGGGTGATCGTCTCGGAATCCCGGTGTATGAAGTCGCCAAAGTGGGTTACCCCAAGCGCATGCGCGATTACAACGCCCGTCGGAAACTTGCCGAGCGGCGCAAAGTGGTGGACTGACCTTCGGCGGTCGTCAGGATTCCGGCTTGACTCCGATGTGGATACTGGCTGCGGCCAGGTAGTACAGGTCTTCGCGATGCCCCAACCAGACCTCGTCCTCAGGATCGAGCAGCCGCTTCCACACCGCCAGATCCGCCGGTTCCATGAACTCCTCGGCCCATTCGACCTGTTTCGCGTACGACTTCAACATGTGGTCCAAGTCCGCCCCCTCCAATGGTGCGGGCTTGTCGAACAGGACGTTTCGGGTGCGGATCTGGGTCAGACCGGCGGTGCGCAATCCGATCGGCCACCCGTACGGCATCGGTGAGACGTTGGCCATCCGACGTCGGTAGTTCTCGTGCATCGCGGCGGCGAGTCGATGGTGAATGCCCGGTTCGCCCACTCCGAGATAGCTGGGCAGATGCCCGACAGTGGTGCCGCCCTCGGCGATCGCCATCACCCCACCGGGAGCCAGCACCGCGGCCAACGTGTTCAAGGCGGCCTGCTCATCGTCGGCGTGATGGACCGCTCCCCGCGCCCACAGTAGGTCCGGTGAGCCTCCCATGGACTGTCTGATCTGCTCCGGTGAGTCCTCGAAGGTGGCCGTCGCGAACGAGATATCCGGATGCGCCTCGGCTGATGCGGCGAACACCTCGGCATGAGCATCCAAACCGGACACCTTCGTGGATTGATCGCGCCGTGCGATCGCGTCGTGCAAGGCGATCGCCATTCCACCGGCACCGCAGCCGAAGTCAACCACCAGACGATCGGTGTCGCGCAGCAGTTCGTCGGCCATGATGGCGTAGAAGTCGGTGTCACTCTGCGCCGCCGCGGCCAGATTGCCGGCCTCGGCCGCCCAATCGAATCCATCGTTCGACATGATTCTCCTTGTGATGACGAATCGGCCCGCGATCATGATCGCGGGCCGATTCGGTGTTCTGAGGTCTCGAATGTTACGGCCAAGTCGTCTTGACCGGGATCAACCGCTCTTGCGGTTGGTGAATTCCTTGTGACCGGC
Proteins encoded:
- a CDS encoding class I SAM-dependent methyltransferase; this encodes MSNDGFDWAAEAGNLAAAAQSDTDFYAIMADELLRDTDRLVVDFGCGAGGMAIALHDAIARRDQSTKVSGLDAHAEVFAASAEAHPDISFATATFEDSPEQIRQSMGGSPDLLWARGAVHHADDEQAALNTLAAVLAPGGVMAIAEGGTTVGHLPSYLGVGEPGIHHRLAAAMHENYRRRMANVSPMPYGWPIGLRTAGLTQIRTRNVLFDKPAPLEGADLDHMLKSYAKQVEWAEEFMEPADLAVWKRLLDPEDEVWLGHREDLYYLAAASIHIGVKPES
- the sucB gene encoding 2-oxoglutarate dehydrogenase, E2 component, dihydrolipoamide succinyltransferase, giving the protein MPVSVTMPALGESVTEGTITRWLKQEGERVEVDEPLLEVSTDKVDTEIPSPAAGVLSRIVAGEDDTVDVGGELAVISEDGEAAPSGDSAGSGQAEPEPQPEPQAQAEPEPQQQAETGQQSGSGNGSGTEVPMPALGESVTEGTITRWLKSVGDTVEVDEPLVEVSTDKVDTEIPSPVAGTLLEIKVEEDETADVGATLAVVGESGGAATAPAPTPQAAPEPKPEPKPEPARAPATARQQAEEAAAEPEKATAPTPPSATDASAVRAGNGAVYVTPLVRKLANEKGVDLNTVEGTGVGGRIRKQDVIAAAEAAAKAKAPASAAAATGGAKKAAPAEPSPLRGRTEKISRLRRAIANNTFNALHSQAQLTTVVEVDVTKVAQLRAAKKDAFLDRHGVKLSFLPFFALAAVEALQRYPQINAQIDMDAGTITYPASENLGLAVDTEKGLIAPVIHNAGDLNLAGLAKRVADLAERTRDNKLVPDDIAGGTFTLTNTGSRGALFDTPIVNAPQSAMLGTGAVVKRAVVINDPDLGEVIAPRSMVYLALSYDHRLIDGADAARYLTAVKERLEAADFEAQLGL
- the lpdA gene encoding dihydrolipoyl dehydrogenase; protein product: MSDPNQGYDVVILGSGSAGYACALRASQLDLSVAIIEKDKLGGTCLHTGCIPTKALLHAGEVADSAREAAEFGVQAELTGIDMAGVNKYKDGVVAKLYKGLQGMFKANKAITIISGTGKLTGPNTVDVDGQQITGRHIVLATGSYSKTLPGLDIDGTKVITSEHALKLDKLPGSAIILGGGVIGVEFASAWKSLGVDVTIVEALPRLVPAEDADSSKMLERAFRKRGIAFKTGKPFETVKTTANGVALTISGGETLEADLLLVAVGRGPSTAGLGYEEQGINMDRGFVLTNEHLQTNVPGVYAIGDIVPGVQLAHRGFGHGIFVAEHIGGLNPTPIDEAGIPRVTYTEPEVASVGLNEDKAREKYGDDAVKTYNYNLAGNGKSNILKTQGFVKLVSVKDGPVVGVHMVGSRMGEQIGEGQLIYNWEAFPSDVAQLIHMHPTQNEALGEAHLALAGKPLHAHA
- a CDS encoding oxidoreductase — protein: MSWFRRKKRATFDRGAQKYDTTHLEEFHATRNGVEAYVEPRTTVTETTVMLIAHDGEWTRRRVDGVAGAFRLGDRLGIPVYEVAKVGYPKRMRDYNARRKLAERRKVVD
- a CDS encoding FtsX-like permease family protein, whose translation is MIWEWAGSWRVAFRLARREIRRRPWHSAMLALVLAIPAFVGGYLWSADTATFETAERSNEFRLGQADLLIEAGPGETAALVPRGSRVASWDDGRTTLMVEGRLTTTEYFSIDLTNPLTEGLFVVRTGHVAREAGEAALGSALADRLGLGVGDTIRLGMPLRELRIVGIIDPTVQLDRPVVVVAAGNHLSGNPDQHHLVVLPPDARDWVPPEDIGFLSTVEDSPADQAIRTTALWLVVGFASAQVVLMVGATTAVTARRRHRELAMVAAVGATRSQTGRIVIAHNLTLGIAGAFAGLVLSIMAFYLTGDVLAQVTNHPLANDSRPGLGAHLTAGAVSVLLAGVAALGPAHGAARRSDPSAALHRLGDQRIRRGLLFGGLPLAVLGAIAVMYGVDSEVADLRITVLGAGLVLVGLAASGPLIVAALGRLAGRMVLPLRISIRHAARHQLRTGAAIAAVCAATAGSIGMILFLTADTSTGGPGQQATAPPNTLSLPAEVDTWINDEEMAQLRNELPCHRLVSVLVASDSSVINAFRNPAPGLPTPDMPASVGIGGGELIELVTGAPATEQALSLLAAGGAVSFYPEFMDVDSLRLRHETVDDVERIELDAILLPAPEPYRGLPGVVVSPETAAELGLISGSGRLVFDLDRPLNQSELAAAQHAFLSAQLRADIDTDPVGLIPPRPAGGHVAENPMVYLLAILSGLITILVGAVAVGQANAETRGDMSTLAAIGGGVWIRRTISACQAGLVVGVGTVLGVVVGFAPAAGLFAVRPDLSWNTPWWLLAVIAVGVPVLAMLGTLAVAQSKLVFVRRTS